The nucleotide sequence CATCCCGGAGATCGCTCACCGCGTTTCCCGCCAGTCGCCTCAGAAGCAGCGGCTTCGAGTTGAGGATGCCGATGACGTGGTCCAGTGATCCCTCGAACACCGGAAACCGCGTGTAAGGGCTCGCCATCGCGCGTGCGTACACGTCGTGAATCGGCGTCCGGATGTCGAGCGCGCTCACCTGCTCGCGCGGGATCATCAGCTGGCGCGCCGTGCGCAGGCTGAAACGCAGCGCGCGCTGCAGGCGGACATGCTCGTCAGGCTCCAGAAGACCGCCGTCTCGGCTGTCGGCAATCAGCAGCTCGATCTCTTCAGGCGAGTGGATATGGCGGTGCCCGGCGTCGGGTCTCCGCAGCAACTTCAGGAGCAGCAGGGCGCTACCGTTCAGGAAGTTGATGAACCAGCCGAGCGTCGCCAGGGTCCAACGCATCGGCCAGTACGTTGCGAGGGCGAGCGGCATTGGGTATTGCAGCGCTATCGACTTCGGCATCAGCTCGCCGAGCAGAACCTGCAGCGCGGTGAGCACGAGGAGCACACCGACCGAGGAGACCGACCACGCTGCCGAGGCGCTGAGACCAAGCCAGGCGCCGATGTACGGCGCGAGATCGACCGCAATCGTGGCCTGGCCGTACGCGCCGAGCACGAGGCTCGAGAGCGTAATGCCCACCTGACTCGTGGCAATGTAGCGGTCCAGCCGCTGCGGATCTTCGAGCACCGGAAGCAGATGAACCGCGAGACGATGCCCTTCCTCGGCCAGTTGTCGAATCCGGCTTCGTCTGGTGCTGACGGCGGCGAACTCGGCCGCCACGTACAGCGCGTTGACGGTAATGAGCACGAGGACGACGAGCGCATCAACGAGGCTCATCGGCGGCTCGCCAACACGTTGTCGAACGCGATGCGCTCACCGGGGCTCAAGGCCGGCAGGTTGATCTCGGCGACGGCACCCTTCCTGAACCGAACGGGCACTGCAGCGACTCGACCGCGGGTGCTCTCCTCGCCGTCCAGCGTGGCGAAGCAAGTCAATTGGCGGCGGGCTCCATCCAAGAGCGCTTCGGCGACGCGAGCGCCCGCCGACGCCAGTGCGTGAACGCCAGGGGGCCAGAGACGCGGCACGCGTGCCTTGATTCGCGCCAGGGCGCTGACGCCGAGCACGGATGAGGGCCGGTCTCCGCCAATCGAGCCCTCTTCCCAGGCCACCACGACTCGATCAGGTGGCCGCCCGGCCAGCCACAGCTCCACGTGTTGCGGGGAGACGTGCGCTTCCAGCCCAACGGAGATCGCGACCGCCGCCGCGAGCGCTGCTGGGGCGGAGCCGACGATTGCTGCGCGCGGAACACCCAGCTCTTCCACAGCGCGTTCCACGAGCCAGGCGGCTGCCGGACCGGCGCAGACAATGGGCGCGCCGGCGTTGATCCTCAGCACCCGGCGTAGCAGATCCAGCCCCGTTTCACCCTGCCACTCACGCGACGGAGGGCCGGCCGCGTCGGCCAGGACCACCACGGCTGCGTCGCGAGTTGCTGCCTCGTCTGCGGCCGCGCTCACGCGCGTACCAAAGCCCTCGACCGGGCCAGCCTGACAGATGTCGAGCGCCTTGCCTCCCGCCAAGCGCTCAGCCTTGTCGATCAGGCGGATCTCGCGGAATCGGTCACCTCGAGCAAGCGCGTGCGCCAGATTGCCACCCAGGTCCCCGGCGCCGAGAACGACCGCGACGGACATAACGCACGGCGATTGTACCAGTGGAGGCGTGTAACGTGCTGCCTGCGCCCGAAGCGCGGCTCGTTCACCGTCGCGGCGATCCATGGTCAGCTCCGAGCCGTGGAGGCGGAGGATGCGGAAGCCATGAGCCATCTCGTCAGGTCTCAAGTAATCTGTAACGATGACTCATGAAGCTTCTCTATCCGGAAAAGTAGTGGTCGTGACCGGTGGGTCACGAGGCATCGGTCTCGCCACGGCGCAGGCGTTCCTCCGTCGTGGCGCTGCCGTTGTGATCAGCGGGCTGGATGAAGAGCACCTGCGCGCTGCGCGGCAAACACTGGGAGACGACCAGGTCGAAGCCGTGCGTGCGGACGTCCAGAGCCCGCATGATGCCGCACAGCTCGTGGAGGCCGCGGTCCGAGCCTTTGGTGGTCTCGACATCCTGATCAACAACGCCGGCGTCGGCCGCTTCGGTAACGTCGAGAAGCTGTCGACCGACGAGTGGAACCTTGTTCTTGGGACGAACCTGACTGGCGTGTTTCACTGCTGTCGGGCCGCAATTCCGCACCTGCGGCGGCGCGGAGGCGGTTGGATCATCAACGTCAGCAGCTTGGCGGGCATCAACGCTTTCAAGGGCGGGGCCGCCTATTGCGCGAGCAAGGCTGGCCTGGACGCCTTCACCGCGGCGCTGATGCAGGAAGTGCGCTACGACGGGATTCGCGTGGCGACGATTGCGCCAGGCTCCGTGCGCACGGGATTCTCCGGTCGCGAGGAGGAAGGGGCGGATTGGAAGCTCGCCGCCGAAGACGTGGCCCAGGTCATCATCGATCTCGCGGAGCATCCGGCGCGCAGCCTGCCGAGCCGTGTCGAGCTCCGACCCTCGCAGCCAAAGAAAGGCTAGGTAGGGGAGTAACGCATGATTTTGGAGACACGCGCCGTTCCCCCAATGCAGAAGAACGGCTATGTCCTCGGGTGTGAGGAGACGCACGTGGGCGTCATCATCGATCCAGGCGATGAAGTGAAGCTGTTGCTCGACTGCGCTGCACAGCATCGTCTCACCATCGCTTATATCCTGCTCACCCACGCGCACGTCGACCACATCTCGGGCGTCGGCGTCGCCAAGCAGGCGCTGGGGGCGCCCGTCGTGTTGCATCGAGACGATCAGTTTCTCTACGAGCGTGTCGTCCAACAGGCACTGGCGTTCGGTCTCCAGGCGGATCCGCAACCGCCGGTTGATCAGTTCTATGACGGACCCGGACCATGGCGCTTCGGGCGATATCAGCTGTTCGTGCACCACACGCCCGGGCACTCGCCTGGTGGCGTGTGCTTGCAGGTCGGTGGCCGAGGAGCTGCAGCTCCGGTACTGTTCGCAGGCGACTCCCTATTTGCCGGCTCGATCGGCCGCACGGACCTGCCTGGCGGCGACTACGCCACGCTTATCAGGTCCATCCGCGAGGTCCTGTTCCCGTTTGGTGACGAGGCGATCGTTCATCCAGGGCATGGACCGTCGACCACAATCGGACGCGAGCGGCTCACGAATCCTTTTCTCAGTGACGAGTGACGAAACGGAGTGACGAGTGACGAGTGACGAGTGAGGGTGAACCAACGTCGGCTAACGGCTATTGAAGGCGGGTGCCTCGTTCGTCTATCGTCAGCCGCAGTGCTGCGGAGCTGCAGCTAGTCACTCGTCACTGTCTTTCCGGCACCTGAGCTCCATGCGGCCGACGCGCAGCCGATCACCGCTGGCGAGGACGGCGCGGTGGATGCGCTGGTCGTTGACGTACGTGCCGTTGGTGCTGTCGAGGTCCTCCACCTCGAGATCGCCGCTCGCGAGCGCCGTGACGCGGCAATGCAGGCGCGACACCATGACCGCATCAATCACGAAGTCTGCCCGAACAGCGCGACCGATGGTCCGGATTCCAGAGGAGATACGAAACGTCAGCTCAGGGGCGTCGCCGTCGGCTGTCTCCAAGATCCACATAGGAAGCACCGAGAACCCTTGGAGCTCGCGAGCACGGCGCGTTCGGCGAACGCGCCCTACCAGGACGGTGGTAGGGCCGCCTCGCCGAGGCGGCCGCTAACCTTTGGTCTCCACCATGTCCGGTAACCCGAGCAGCGCCCGAACACGCGGATGCACGACCTCACCGTTTCTCGTCAGCAGCGTCTCGCGCGTGATCTCGTCCTCGAGATTCACGACGAGCGCTCCATCACGAGCGAGATGTTGCACGAACGTGACGAGGTTCTTCGAGTACATCTGGCTGGCGTGATAAGGCACGGTCGCCGGTAGGTTCGTTGGGCCGAGGATCGTGACACCCTCGACGACAACCGTTTCGTTCGCCTTGGTCAGCTCGCAGTTGCCGCCGCGCTCGGCGGCCAAGTCGACGATGACCGAGCCTGGCGCCATCGCCGAGACCATATCCTTTGTCACGAGCACCGGCGCGGGCTTTCCAGGTACGACGGCCGTCGAGATGACCACGTCGCTTGCGGCCACAGTCCGCGCCATCAGCTCCTGTTGGCGCCGGTAGAACGACTCGTCCTGCGCCGTCGCATAGCCCCCCTTGTCCTCGGGCGCCGCGGCTTCGAGCGGCAGCTCGACGAATTTCGCCCCCAGGCTCTCGATCTGTTCCTTGACCGCTGGGCGCACGTCGTAGCCCTCGACGCGTGCGCCGAGGCGCCGCGCCACCGCAATGGCCTGTAAGCCGGCCACGCCAGCCCCGATGACGAGCACGCGGGCCGGCGCCAGCGTTCCCGCTGCCGTCGTCAGCATCGGGAACATCCGGGTGAGCGCACTTGCAGCCAGCACCACGGCTTTGTACCCGCTGACCGTGGCCATTGACGAAAGTGCGTCCATGCTCTGGGCGCGCGTGATGCGCGGGACGAGCTCCACCGCGAAGCTTGTCGTCCCCCGCGCAGCCAACGCTGTCGTGCTCTCGCCGGCGTCCAGCGGATCGGCAAAGCCGATGACCGCCTGCTCCGACCCGAAGAGCGGCAGGTCGGCGCTGCCCGTTTCTGGATTCGCGCCGGGCGTTCGCACTTGGAGGAGCACTCGAGCGCCCTGAAAGACGTCGGCGCGGGAGGCCGCCAGCTCGGCGCCCTTCGCTGTGTATTCCTCATCCCTGAATCCGGCCGCCTCGCCCGCTCCCGCTTCGACCAGCACGCGAAGTCCCACCTTTGTCAGAAGCGGCACGTGCGCCGGGACGAGCGCCACCCGGTCTTCGCCTGGCGCCGTTTCTCTTGGCACACCCAGAACCAACATCTCGGTCATCTCCACCGGATTATAAGGGCCAGGGGGCAGGAATCGGGATTCAGGAATCGGGATTCAGGAAACGGCCCTTCGACTCGCTTCGCTCGCTCAGGGCCATTCGACTCGTCAACGGCTTGCCATGAGCGAGCCTGACGGGGCGCCGAGGCGTCAGGTGAGTCGAATGGGAAACGGGAAACAGGCTTGCCTAGCCGTAGCCCGCCTTCGCTATCGCATTCGCACGGCCTGCCTAGCCGTAGCTCGCCGGAGGCGAGCGAAGGCTGGTGAACCTCTGCGGCATTGGCTCCGTCAAACAGGCAGGCCTCGGTCAGGCAAGCAGGTCGAAGGAGGTTCGGGGCTCCCTCCCATTCCGAGGACACGAGGAAGCATGGCAAGGAAGCACAGGCGGTTGTGGTGGTGGGGCGTCGGCGCGCTCGTCTTGGTCGCGGGCGGATTCGCGTTGGCGGGCTCCTCCCGCTCTCAGGGGGCGATCGACTCGTCACTGCTGGCCACTGTCGAGCGCGGCACGATGGTGCAATCGGTCGTCGCGACCGGCAAAGTGGAGCCCATCGGCCAGGTCGAAATCAAATCGAAGGCCAATGGGATCATCGAGAAGCTTTACGTGGACGTTGGCGATCGCGTCGAGGTCGGTCAGCCAGGTGAGAGACACAATCGGTCGCAGGCACCGCTTCAATCCCGCGGATGAGCGCGCGATCATGATCAACGACTCGGTCGAGAACAGCGCCACCTTCGCCGGCATCTCAAACGGCCTGAAGGTCGTGCTGGCGTTCATTGGCGTGCTCACACTCGCGATTGGCGGCGTTGGCATCATGAACATCATGTTCGTGTCCGTCACCGAGCGCACGCGTGAGATTGGGATTCGAAAGGCGCTCGGCGCGCGCAGGAGAGAGATTCTCCTCCAGTTCCTGATCGAAGGCCTCGTCATCACGGCAGCGGGCGGGGCGCTTGGCATTGCGGCCTCAGGCGCCCTGGTCTGGTTGTTCAGCCCACGACCCTTTCTGGCGGAGCTCTTCGACGATGTGACGCGCAGCACCGATATTCACTTGGTGCTCTCTGCGCAATTGCTTGGCCTCTCGACGGCGATTCTGATGGGCGTTGGCCTCGTCAGCGGTCTGCTGCCCGCCCTCCGCGCCTCTCGACTCGATCCGATCGAGGCGCTGCGGTATGAGTGAATCTGGGCCACGCGGTCGACGTACGGTTCGGCGTCGACGCCGAGTACTGCATCCGTTTGACGTCTTGTTCTATGACTTACATCGCCACGGACTGCCCAGTGGAAACGCCCATGCCTGAGGCAACGGACGCTGGGTGATCTCGCAGCACGTCGAGCGCAAAGTGCAGGTCGAGGCGTTCACCGAACCAATGAGGGGTGGCCGTGTCGGGGCGGATGCGAATGCCGGCCGCCGCCAGCCGCGCGGTGTTGGGCGCGAGCGGATGCTGGATGTGATTGCTATCGCGTTTCCAGCGCGGCGCGCGCGGGCAGGGCGGTAGCGGCCGGCCGTCGGGTCGGCGTACAGCCACGGTTCCATCCGGCGCCCGCGTGAGCGTGAAGCCTTCTTCGTGCACTGCGCGATGATGGCGTTTGCAGAGCAAGGCAAGGTTAGTCAGTCGAGTCGCCCCGCCGTGACCACCAATGATGAAGGTGGTGCGCGTCGCAGTGCCGCGCCGTACATCCTGGGAACTGGCAGTGACGATCGCGGGCCGCGAGCGCCCGCCGGATCGCTGGGGAGATCGATCGTCGTTTCCGCCCGACATCGAGCACCGTGCCGTCTGGCCCATGCCGCATCACCACCGTCGACGCGTCGCACGCCATGCGTCGCGACGTTTCCGAGGAAACGTGTGTGCCGTCCACATGCTCCAGCACGGCCTGGTCCGCGTCCGACGCGACCACCTGCTCAGCGGTCGCTCCAGCGTCTGCTTTCAGCGTGTCGTCGTCGACGTGAAGCACCACTTGGTAGCGATCGCCGGCCGTCCCGCGATCCAAGTCACTCGCCAGCGCACTCTCGGCCAACAGGCCGAGCGCATCCGCGCGGCGTTGGCCGGGTGTGACTTCTGCGGTGGCATCGTCGCGCGGGTCGCTCGCGCTCTCGCGAAACAGCCGATCGCCTGCCGCCTCGAGCGCTCGTTGCACCACGGCGCCGAGCTCCGGCGTGAGCCGGCCGCGAATCACCAGCGTGCCGTCCTCCTCGACCCAGGTCTGGAGATACCGCTGCTGATGCCGCCGGGCGGTCTCCCGCGCTTCGTCCAAGCGATCGGCGCGGCGCCAGGCGCGCACCAACCGCTCGACCTGCGACGCGGTGCCACCCTGCACCGCCCCTAGCAGCCGCGATTCATTCTCGGGCGTTGCGATCCTCGTCAAGGCGCGGACCTTCGAGTAACTCAGCTCGCCGCGCTCCATGGCGGCGCTGATCAGCGGCAGCCGCGCCAGGGCACGCGCCACGCGCACCTTCTCGCGGGCGGCGCCGGGATCCAGGCCGGCGCGCCAACTCAGCCAGTGCGCGCACGACAGGCAGCCGCCATCGTTCCAGCAGGCTCGCTCATCGAACTCTCGGATCAAGACCAACAGTTCGTAGGTCGCGGCCTGAATGCGCGCAGAGAGCTCGGCGATCGCATCGCCGAGGCGTTCGATCTCCTCCTCT is from Luteitalea sp. and encodes:
- a CDS encoding MBL fold metallo-hydrolase — protein: MILETRAVPPMQKNGYVLGCEETHVGVIIDPGDEVKLLLDCAAQHRLTIAYILLTHAHVDHISGVGVAKQALGAPVVLHRDDQFLYERVVQQALAFGLQADPQPPVDQFYDGPGPWRFGRYQLFVHHTPGHSPGGVCLQVGGRGAAAPVLFAGDSLFAGSIGRTDLPGGDYATLIRSIREVLFPFGDEAIVHPGHGPSTTIGRERLTNPFLSDE
- a CDS encoding DUF21 domain-containing protein, coding for MSLVDALVVLVLITVNALYVAAEFAAVSTRRSRIRQLAEEGHRLAVHLLPVLEDPQRLDRYIATSQVGITLSSLVLGAYGQATIAVDLAPYIGAWLGLSASAAWSVSSVGVLLVLTALQVLLGELMPKSIALQYPMPLALATYWPMRWTLATLGWFINFLNGSALLLLKLLRRPDAGHRHIHSPEEIELLIADSRDGGLLEPDEHVRLQRALRFSLRTARQLMIPREQVSALDIRTPIHDVYARAMASPYTRFPVFEGSLDHVIGILNSKPLLLRRLAGNAVSDLRDVLRPPLFVNERLTGDRLVALLRERRTHQAIVQDGSGQVVGIVSLEDLLRELLTPAQGSASRRYA
- a CDS encoding FHA domain-containing protein, giving the protein MWILETADGDAPELTFRISSGIRTIGRAVRADFVIDAVMVSRLHCRVTALASGDLEVEDLDSTNGTYVNDQRIHRAVLASGDRLRVGRMELRCRKDSDE
- a CDS encoding Re/Si-specific NAD(P)(+) transhydrogenase subunit alpha; the protein is MVLGVPRETAPGEDRVALVPAHVPLLTKVGLRVLVEAGAGEAAGFRDEEYTAKGAELAASRADVFQGARVLLQVRTPGANPETGSADLPLFGSEQAVIGFADPLDAGESTTALAARGTTSFAVELVPRITRAQSMDALSSMATVSGYKAVVLAASALTRMFPMLTTAAGTLAPARVLVIGAGVAGLQAIAVARRLGARVEGYDVRPAVKEQIESLGAKFVELPLEAAAPEDKGGYATAQDESFYRRQQELMARTVAASDVVISTAVVPGKPAPVLVTKDMVSAMAPGSVIVDLAAERGGNCELTKANETVVVEGVTILGPTNLPATVPYHASQMYSKNLVTFVQHLARDGALVVNLEDEITRETLLTRNGEVVHPRVRALLGLPDMVETKG
- a CDS encoding FtsX-like permease family protein; translated protein: MGSSRSFTWTLAIASRSVSQVRDTIGRRHRFNPADERAIMINDSVENSATFAGISNGLKVVLAFIGVLTLAIGGVGIMNIMFVSVTERTREIGIRKALGARRREILLQFLIEGLVITAAGGALGIAASGALVWLFSPRPFLAELFDDVTRSTDIHLVLSAQLLGLSTAILMGVGLVSGLLPALRASRLDPIEALRYE
- a CDS encoding SDR family oxidoreductase, whose product is MTHEASLSGKVVVVTGGSRGIGLATAQAFLRRGAAVVISGLDEEHLRAARQTLGDDQVEAVRADVQSPHDAAQLVEAAVRAFGGLDILINNAGVGRFGNVEKLSTDEWNLVLGTNLTGVFHCCRAAIPHLRRRGGGWIINVSSLAGINAFKGGAAYCASKAGLDAFTAALMQEVRYDGIRVATIAPGSVRTGFSGREEEGADWKLAAEDVAQVIIDLAEHPARSLPSRVELRPSQPKKG
- a CDS encoding DUF222 domain-containing protein translates to MSLHESRHATSNTSIGEARPQARTPVSEEEIERLGDAIAELSARIQAATYELLVLIREFDERACWNDGGCLSCAHWLSWRAGLDPGAAREKVRVARALARLPLISAAMERGELSYSKVRALTRIATPENESRLLGAVQGGTASQVERLVRAWRRADRLDEARETARRHQQRYLQTWVEEDGTLVIRGRLTPELGAVVQRALEAAGDRLFRESASDPRDDATAEVTPGQRRADALGLLAESALASDLDRGTAGDRYQVVLHVDDDTLKADAGATAEQVVASDADQAVLEHVDGTHVSSETSRRMACDASTVVMRHGPDGTVLDVGRKRRSISPAIRRALAARDRHCQFPGCTARHCDAHHLHHWWSRRGDSTD